A part of Triplophysa dalaica isolate WHDGS20190420 chromosome 17, ASM1584641v1, whole genome shotgun sequence genomic DNA contains:
- the opn4b gene encoding opsin 4b, with amino-acid sequence MNTSRSVSMGIITQVPNGTAGSAETLDPWNYSAVSAYKLMDLPAHATTVAMVQDTRHSFPTVDVPDHAHYTIGSVILAVGITGMVGNFLVMYAFCKSRSLRTPANMFIINLAVTDFLMCVTQTPTFFTTSMHKRWIFGEKGCELYAFCGALFGICSMITLMIIAVDRYIVITRPLASIGVMSRKRALVILAAAWLYSMCWSLPPFFGWSAYVPEGLLTSCSWDYMTFSPSVRAYTMLLFTFVFFIPLFVIMYCYFFIFRAIRDTNRAVGKINGEVGFKDSIKKFHRMKNEWKMAKIALIVIMLYVISWSPYSCVALTAFAGYADMLTPYMNSVPAVIAKASAIHNPIIYAITHPKYRSAIAKYIPCLGVLLCVPHRDRFSSSSFMSTRRSTVTSHSSETSNNLQRAGKPRLSSVSDSESGWTDTEVDLSSGSSLPASRQASCEIRKDFSDMKHSSSLRLKVKNRDSGIYDRTSSQSLNEPGLNRTCAYISMVNDRDEMSESEVSLSSCLLSSSNEVSEKAEKNRPLSLIPSIIVTSESSPTLLSAGLIGCPSIQHTGGSVKAASVTVEPLGID; translated from the exons ATGAACACTTCGCGCTCAGTCAGCATGGGAATCATCACTCAAGTCCCTAACGGTACCGCGGGAAGCGCGGAGACGCTCGATCCGTGGAATTACAGCGCGGTGAGCGCGTATAAGCTGATGGATCTGCCGGCGCACGCCACTACG GTGGCAATGGTGCAGGATACTCGTCACTCGTTTCCAACCGTGGATGTGCCAGACCATGCCCATTACACCATTGGCTCTGTCATTCTGGCAGTAGGAATCACAGGCATGGTGGGCAACTTCTTGGTCATGTATGCTTTCTGCAA GAGTAGGAGTCTGAGGACACCTGCCAACATGTTTATCATTAACCTGGCTGTCACCGATTTTCTGATGTGTGTCACTCAGACGCCAACCTTCTTCACCACCAGCATGCACAAGCGGTGGATCTTCGGCGAGAAAG GCTGTGAGTTATATGCATTCTGTGGTGCTCTGTTTGGCATCTGCTCGATGATCACACTCATGATTATTGCAGTGGATCGATATATTGTGATCACTCGCCCTCTGGCTTCCATTGGTGTTATGTCACGCAAACGCGCCCTGGTCATACTCGCCGCTGCGTGGCTTTACTCAATGTGCTGGAGTCTGCCTCCTTTCTTCGGATGGA GTGCATATGTTCCTGAAGGTCTGCTGACTTCATGTTCGTGGGACTACATGACCTTCAGTCCATCTGTACGTGCCTACACCATGCTGCTCTTTACCTTTGTGTTCTTCATTCCCCTCTTTGTCATCATGTACTGCTACTTCTTCATCTTCCGGGCCATCCGTGATACCAACAG AGCAGTGGGAAAAATCAATGGAGAAGTAGGATTCAAAGACTCGATCAAGAAATTCCACCGGATGAAGAATGAATGGAAGATGGCAAAGATAGCACTTATAGTCATCATGCTGTATGTCATCTCCTGGTCTCCTTACTCCTGTGTTGCACTCACGGCTTTTGCAGG CTACGCTGACATGCTCACGCCGTACATGAACTCTGTACCTGCCGTGATCGCCAAAGCATCCGCCATCCACAACCCCATTATCTACGCCATCACTCACCCAAAATACAG ATCTGCGATCGCAAAGTACATACCATGTCTGGGAGTCCTGCTTTGCGTGCCTCATAGAGACCGATTCAGCAGCAGTAGCTTTATGTCAACGCGGCGTTCCACAGTGACCAGCCATTCCTCTGAGACCAGCAACAACCTGCAGCGTGCTGGGAAACCACGCCTGTCATCAGTGTCCGATAGCGAGTCG GGCTGGACAGATACAGAGGTAGACCTCTCCAGCGGAAGTTCCCTTCCTGCTAGTCGTCAGGCGTCGTGTGAGATTCGAAAGGACTTTTCGGACATGAAGCACAGCAGCTCTCTAAGGCTGAAGGTCAAGAACAGAGACTCTGGTATCTACGACAGAACATCATCCCAGAGCCTCAATGAGCCGGGACTAAACCGTACGTGTGCTTACATCAGC ATGGTGAACGATAGAGATGAGATGTCAGAGTCTGAAGTGAGCCTGTCCAGTTGTCTGTTgtcttct tccAATGAGGTCTCAGAGAAAGCAGAGAAGAACAGACCGTTATCCCTGATCCCTTCGATCATCGTAACGTCGGAATCCAGTCCCACTCTTCTCTCAGCGGGGCTCATCGGCTGTCCCTCCATACAGCACACAGGTGGTTCAGTGAAGGCAGCATCTGTCACCGTGGAACCTCTGGGGATTGACTGA